From the Caballeronia sp. NK8 genome, one window contains:
- a CDS encoding Dps family protein has protein sequence MAKKGTAPAVNIGISDKDRKKIAEGLSRLLADTYTLYLKTHNFHWNVTGPMFNTLHLMFETQYNELALAVDSIAERIRALGVHAPGSYKEFAKLSSIPEADGVPAAEEMIRQLVEGQEAVVRTAREIFPSTEAANDEPTADLLTQRMQTHEKTAWMLRAMLA, from the coding sequence ATGGCGAAGAAAGGCACTGCACCCGCCGTCAACATCGGCATCAGCGACAAGGACCGCAAGAAGATCGCCGAGGGGCTGTCCCGGCTGCTGGCCGATACCTACACGCTGTATCTGAAGACGCACAACTTTCACTGGAACGTCACGGGTCCGATGTTCAACACGCTGCACCTGATGTTCGAGACTCAGTACAACGAACTCGCGCTCGCCGTCGATTCGATCGCGGAACGTATCCGTGCGCTCGGCGTGCATGCGCCGGGCAGCTACAAGGAGTTCGCGAAGCTCTCGTCGATTCCCGAAGCGGACGGCGTGCCGGCTGCCGAAGAGATGATCCGCCAGCTGGTGGAAGGTCAGGAAGCCGTGGTGCGTACGGCGCGCGAGATTTTCCCGTCGACCGAAGCCGCCAACGACGAACCGACCGCCGACCTGCTCACGCAGCGCATGCAGACGCACGAGAAGACCGCGTGGATGCTGCGCGCGATGCTGGCCTGA
- a CDS encoding catalase has protein sequence MTTQRLTTAAGAPVGDNQNAQTAGPRGPVTLQDFWLVEKLAHFDREVIPERRVHAKGSGAFGTFRVTHDISRYTKAKLFADIGKETPIFMRFSTVAGERGAADAERDVRGFSIKFYTEEGNWDVVGNNTPVFFIRDPLKFPDFIHTQKRDPYTNMRSNVAAWDFWSRHPESLHQVTILMSDRGIPKNYRQMHGFGSHTFSFINEDNERFYVKFHFKSQQPLENYTDAEAAAVVANDRESAQRDLVGNIDEGNFPRWNFRIQVMTEEQAAQSKTNPFDITKVWPHKDYPLIDVGVIELNRNAQNYFADVEQAAFTPANVVPGIGFSPDRLLQGRLFSYGDTQRYRLGINHHQIPVNAPRAPVANSFHRDGAMRTDGNLGGRVNYEPNRYGEFAQDASVNEPPLAGGTVYRYDHREDDDYYSQPAALFRLFDDAQRERFFGNIARHIHGVPNEIVARQIGHFRRIDPAYAQGVTDALAKLGQIVDEKDTAAV, from the coding sequence ATGACGACCCAACGACTCACGACCGCCGCAGGCGCACCCGTCGGCGACAACCAGAACGCGCAGACCGCGGGTCCGCGCGGCCCGGTCACGCTGCAGGATTTCTGGCTCGTCGAAAAGCTCGCGCATTTCGACCGCGAAGTGATTCCCGAGCGCCGCGTGCATGCGAAGGGCTCCGGCGCGTTCGGCACCTTCCGCGTGACGCACGATATCTCGCGCTATACGAAGGCGAAGCTGTTCGCCGACATCGGCAAGGAAACGCCGATCTTCATGCGCTTTTCGACGGTCGCAGGCGAGCGCGGCGCGGCCGATGCCGAGCGCGACGTGCGCGGCTTCTCGATCAAGTTCTACACGGAAGAAGGCAACTGGGATGTCGTCGGCAATAACACGCCGGTGTTCTTCATCCGCGACCCGCTGAAATTTCCCGACTTCATTCACACGCAAAAACGCGATCCGTACACGAACATGCGCAGCAACGTCGCGGCATGGGATTTCTGGTCGCGTCATCCGGAATCGCTGCATCAGGTGACGATACTGATGAGCGACCGCGGCATTCCGAAGAACTATCGGCAGATGCACGGCTTCGGCTCGCACACGTTCTCGTTCATCAACGAGGACAACGAGCGCTTCTACGTGAAGTTCCACTTCAAGTCACAGCAGCCGCTCGAGAACTACACGGATGCCGAAGCGGCCGCCGTGGTCGCGAACGATCGCGAAAGCGCGCAGCGCGATCTCGTCGGCAACATTGACGAGGGCAACTTTCCGCGCTGGAATTTCCGCATCCAGGTGATGACGGAAGAACAGGCCGCGCAGTCGAAGACGAATCCGTTCGACATCACGAAAGTGTGGCCGCACAAGGACTATCCGCTGATCGATGTCGGCGTGATCGAACTCAACCGCAACGCGCAGAACTATTTCGCGGACGTGGAGCAGGCCGCGTTCACGCCCGCGAACGTGGTGCCGGGCATCGGCTTCTCGCCGGACCGGCTGTTGCAGGGCCGCCTGTTCTCGTATGGCGACACGCAGCGTTATCGCCTGGGCATCAACCATCACCAGATTCCGGTGAATGCGCCGCGCGCGCCGGTCGCCAATTCGTTTCATCGCGATGGCGCGATGCGTACCGACGGCAATCTCGGCGGCCGCGTGAACTACGAGCCGAACCGCTACGGCGAATTCGCACAGGACGCCAGCGTGAACGAGCCGCCGCTCGCGGGCGGCACGGTGTACCGCTACGACCATCGCGAGGACGACGATTACTACAGCCAGCCGGCGGCGCTGTTCCGGCTCTTCGACGACGCGCAGCGCGAACGCTTCTTCGGCAACATCGCGCGGCACATCCACGGCGTGCCGAACGAGATCGTGGCGCGGCAGATCGGGCACTTCCGCCGCATCGATCCGGCTTATGCGCAGGGCGTGACCGACGCGCTCGCGAAGCTCGGCCAGATCGTCGACGAGAAAGACACGGCCGCCGTCTGA
- the queA gene encoding tRNA preQ1(34) S-adenosylmethionine ribosyltransferase-isomerase QueA encodes MFTLSDFDFNLPPELIAQSALTERSASRLLEVDNRATPAIFVDRRFAELPGLIAPGDLLVFNDTKVLKARFLGQKASGGRVEVLVERLTGATTALAQIRASKSPAAGSTIRLADAFDVTVGERVEPFYTLHFPAECLTLIEQYGRLPLPPYIEHDADAYDETRYQTVYAANPGAVAAPTAGLHFDDALFAELDARGVERATLTLHVGAGTFQPVRVENIAEHRMHSEWYELPQSLVDRIAAVKARGNKVIAVGTTSMRALEAAARDAADAGHPLAATQAETDIFITPGYAFRVVDRLVTNFHLPKSTLLMLVSAFAGMDTIREAYRHAIEQRYRFFSYGDAMLLTRRD; translated from the coding sequence ATGTTCACGCTTTCCGATTTCGATTTTAATCTGCCGCCCGAGCTGATCGCGCAGAGCGCGCTCACCGAGCGCAGCGCGAGCCGTCTGCTCGAAGTGGACAACCGCGCCACGCCGGCCATCTTCGTCGACCGGCGCTTCGCCGAACTGCCCGGGCTCATCGCACCGGGCGATCTGCTGGTGTTCAACGATACCAAAGTCCTCAAGGCGCGGTTCCTTGGCCAGAAGGCCAGCGGCGGGCGCGTCGAAGTGCTGGTCGAGCGCCTGACCGGCGCGACCACGGCGCTCGCGCAGATCCGCGCGAGCAAGAGCCCGGCCGCAGGCAGCACGATCCGGCTCGCGGATGCGTTCGACGTGACCGTCGGTGAGCGCGTCGAGCCGTTCTACACGCTGCACTTTCCGGCCGAATGCCTGACGCTCATCGAGCAATACGGGCGCTTGCCGCTGCCGCCGTATATCGAGCACGACGCCGACGCCTACGACGAAACGCGCTATCAGACCGTTTATGCGGCCAATCCCGGCGCGGTGGCCGCGCCGACTGCGGGCCTGCATTTCGACGACGCGCTGTTCGCCGAACTCGATGCGCGCGGCGTCGAGCGCGCGACCCTGACGTTGCACGTCGGCGCGGGCACGTTCCAGCCGGTGCGCGTCGAGAACATCGCCGAGCACAGGATGCACAGCGAGTGGTACGAGCTGCCGCAATCGCTGGTCGATCGCATCGCGGCGGTGAAAGCGCGCGGCAACAAGGTGATCGCGGTCGGCACCACATCGATGCGCGCGCTCGAAGCCGCCGCGCGCGATGCAGCCGACGCCGGCCATCCGCTCGCCGCGACGCAGGCCGAAACCGATATCTTCATCACGCCGGGCTACGCGTTTCGCGTCGTCGACCGGCTGGTGACGAACTTCCATCTGCCGAAGTCGACGCTGCTGATGCTCGTGTCGGCATTCGCCGGGATGGACACGATCCGCGAGGCGTATCGTCACGCGATCGAGCAGCGGTACCGCTTTTTCAGCTATGGCGACGCGATGCTTCTGACGCGCCGCGACTAG
- a CDS encoding class I SAM-dependent methyltransferase — translation MGSLARFDLGRLVAGHQVACLVETGYGRGDSCRAALAAGFRKALSCEIFEPLFAEVKQSEQLHVANTDSLTFLRSPTVQGVLGEQRCLVFLDAHYPGADYGGKSYKSQEHSATERLPLIAELEALRGRVDNALIILDDVRIYRRDFQTSTGTLPDWAENGFDQEATFLALLASFDSTHALHWHGEDTGYAVLWPRAWGDYGLKKWVLPGDQTQPLVLGLGVPGTTCISLNRRLLDARFSNRWLVGNGLDIGGGNDSIALYRTLFPRIQGVTVYEWAQGDAQILDNVRDDSFDFVYSAHCLEHVMDPRVALRHWLRVLKPGGHLVITVPDEDMYEQGAWPSTFNDDHKHTFTLFKRESWSPVSINVLDLLREFEREVSVKKVECLDHSFLHGMERYDQTRTAFAECGIEFVVQKL, via the coding sequence ATGGGATCCCTTGCACGCTTCGATCTGGGCAGGCTGGTTGCCGGACATCAGGTCGCTTGTCTCGTCGAGACCGGCTACGGACGCGGTGATTCGTGCCGCGCCGCGTTGGCCGCCGGTTTCCGTAAAGCGCTGTCGTGCGAAATCTTCGAGCCGCTTTTCGCGGAGGTGAAGCAGAGCGAACAGCTCCATGTTGCGAACACGGACAGCCTTACATTCCTGCGTTCGCCGACGGTGCAAGGCGTGCTGGGCGAGCAACGCTGCCTCGTTTTTCTGGATGCACATTACCCCGGCGCGGACTATGGCGGCAAGAGCTACAAGAGTCAGGAGCATAGTGCGACGGAACGCCTGCCGCTGATCGCCGAGCTCGAAGCGCTGCGCGGCCGGGTGGATAACGCGCTCATCATTCTGGACGACGTGCGCATCTACCGGCGCGACTTCCAGACGAGCACGGGGACGCTGCCGGATTGGGCCGAGAATGGCTTCGATCAGGAAGCGACCTTCCTCGCGCTGCTCGCATCCTTCGACTCCACGCACGCGCTGCACTGGCACGGTGAAGATACCGGCTATGCGGTGCTTTGGCCGCGCGCCTGGGGCGACTACGGCCTCAAAAAATGGGTACTGCCCGGCGACCAGACCCAGCCTTTGGTGCTCGGGCTGGGCGTGCCGGGCACGACCTGCATATCGCTCAATCGACGTCTGCTCGACGCGCGCTTCAGCAATCGCTGGCTGGTGGGCAACGGGCTCGATATCGGCGGCGGCAACGACAGCATCGCGCTGTACCGCACGTTGTTCCCGCGCATCCAAGGCGTGACGGTCTATGAGTGGGCGCAGGGCGACGCGCAAATCCTCGACAACGTGCGTGACGACAGCTTCGATTTCGTCTACTCGGCGCACTGCCTCGAACACGTGATGGACCCGCGCGTCGCATTGCGCCACTGGCTGCGCGTGCTCAAGCCGGGCGGGCATCTCGTCATCACCGTGCCGGACGAGGACATGTACGAGCAGGGCGCGTGGCCATCGACGTTCAACGACGACCACAAACACACGTTCACGCTCTTCAAGCGCGAGAGCTGGTCGCCTGTCTCGATCAATGTGCTGGATCTGCTACGCGAATTCGAGCGTGAAGTGAGCGTGAAGAAGGTCGAATGCCTCGATCACAGCTTCCTGCACGGCATGGAACGCTACGATCAGACGCGCACCGCGTTTGCGGAGTGCGGCATCGAGTTCGTCGTGCAGAAGCTTTGA
- the proC gene encoding pyrroline-5-carboxylate reductase, whose product MKIAFIGGGNMAAALIGGLVKRGTPASDIYAVDINDEARERTAKQFGIATGAAVDATLAGYDAIVLAVKPQVLKGVAEALAPHLSKQTIISIAAGIRASDLSRWLNGYTQIVRTMPNTPALIGMGVTGLAALPGVSDAAKALASQVLEAVGTAVWFDDEAKLDAVTAISGSGPAYVFYFIEAMQEAARRLGMDEEQGRALAVATFTGAAQLAAQSGEPASVLRERVTSKGGTTAAALASFDAQGVKDAIVRGALAAEARAKEMGDELGGA is encoded by the coding sequence ATGAAAATTGCATTCATCGGCGGCGGCAACATGGCCGCGGCGCTCATCGGCGGTCTCGTCAAGCGCGGCACGCCGGCGTCCGATATCTACGCCGTCGACATCAACGACGAAGCGCGCGAGCGCACCGCGAAGCAATTCGGCATCGCGACTGGCGCGGCCGTCGACGCGACGCTCGCGGGCTACGACGCGATCGTGCTCGCCGTGAAGCCGCAAGTGCTCAAAGGCGTGGCCGAAGCGCTCGCGCCGCATCTGTCGAAGCAGACGATCATCAGCATCGCGGCGGGCATTCGCGCGAGCGATCTGTCGCGCTGGCTGAACGGCTATACGCAGATCGTTCGCACGATGCCGAACACGCCTGCCTTGATCGGCATGGGCGTGACGGGCCTCGCGGCGTTGCCCGGCGTGAGCGATGCGGCGAAGGCGCTTGCGTCGCAAGTGCTGGAAGCGGTCGGCACGGCCGTGTGGTTCGACGACGAAGCGAAGCTCGACGCCGTCACCGCGATTTCCGGCAGCGGCCCGGCCTACGTGTTCTATTTCATCGAAGCGATGCAGGAAGCCGCGCGCCGGCTCGGCATGGACGAGGAGCAGGGCCGCGCGCTCGCGGTCGCCACCTTCACCGGCGCGGCGCAACTGGCGGCGCAATCGGGCGAGCCGGCGAGCGTGCTGCGCGAGCGCGTGACCTCGAAGGGCGGCACGACGGCGGCAGCGCTCGCCTCGTTCGACGCTCAGGGCGTGAAGGACGCGATCGTGCGCGGCGCGCTGGCGGCAGAGGCGCGGGCGAAAGAGATGGGGGATGAACTGGGCGGGGCTTGA
- a CDS encoding YggS family pyridoxal phosphate-dependent enzyme has product MSIAQHLEEVRQRIAKAAHDASRDAACVKLLAVSKTFPANDVRAAFEAGQRAFGENYVQEGIAKIAELADLRAEIEWHFIGPLQSNKTKLVAEQFDWVHSIDRLKIAERLAAQRPEGASALNVCIQVNVSGEDSKSGVEPDEAIALAHAVAALPRLRLRGLMAIPEPAETLDAQRAPHARLRDLMNTLRADGLDLDTLSMGMSADLEAAVLEGATMVRIGTAIFGTRTYTT; this is encoded by the coding sequence ATGTCCATCGCCCAACATCTCGAAGAAGTCCGGCAACGCATCGCGAAGGCGGCGCACGACGCGTCGCGCGATGCGGCTTGCGTCAAGCTGCTCGCCGTGTCCAAGACCTTTCCCGCGAACGACGTGCGCGCCGCCTTCGAGGCCGGCCAGCGCGCGTTCGGCGAGAACTACGTGCAGGAAGGCATCGCGAAGATCGCCGAACTCGCCGATCTGCGCGCTGAAATCGAATGGCATTTCATCGGGCCGCTGCAGTCAAACAAGACGAAGCTCGTCGCCGAGCAGTTCGACTGGGTGCATTCCATCGACCGGCTAAAGATCGCCGAGCGGCTTGCGGCGCAGCGTCCCGAAGGCGCGAGCGCGCTCAACGTCTGCATTCAGGTGAACGTGAGCGGCGAGGACTCGAAGAGCGGCGTCGAACCGGATGAGGCCATCGCGCTTGCGCATGCCGTGGCCGCCCTGCCCCGCCTACGCCTGCGCGGCCTGATGGCGATACCCGAGCCTGCCGAAACACTCGATGCGCAGCGCGCGCCGCACGCCCGCCTGCGCGATCTGATGAATACGCTGCGCGCCGACGGCCTCGATCTCGACACGCTCTCGATGGGCATGTCCGCCGACCTCGAAGCCGCCGTGCTCGAAGGCGCGACGATGGTGCGTATCGGCACCGCGATTTTCGGCACGCGCACTTACACCACCTGA
- the recG gene encoding ATP-dependent DNA helicase RecG produces MPLSDRRPASPTDALPTADEADAPVARKRAKPAESAEKKVKPVVKTADKLAKLGLKSDIDLVLHLPMRYEDETSLTPIGELIPGDIAQTEGVVFDNEIAYRPRRQLLVKIHDDAGDELTLRFLNFYGSQVKQMAIGVRLRVRGDVRGGFFGLEMVHPAVRPVDDGAPLPQALTPVYPSTAGISQAYLRKAIDSAISRVSLPELLPEPIARAHLAPLNVPGLLDAVKTLHHPHADSDETALIDGTHPAWTRIKFEELLAQQLSLKRAHEERRTRAAPAMPRRSPDDETSLVGRLLRALPFALTGAQQRVVAEIAGELTLAHPMQRLLQGDVGSGKTIVAALAAAQAIDAGYQAALMAPTEILAEQHARKLRGWLEPLGVTVAWLAGSLKAKEKRAATEAAALGTAKLVIGTHAIIQDAVEFARLGLVIVDEQHRFGVAQRLALRAKALNAADGARDFQPHQLMMSATPIPRTLAMTYYADLDVSTIDELPPGRTPILTKVVSDGRRDEIIGRVREAALTGRQVYWVCPLIEESETLQLQTAVETYETLVAALPELRVGLVHGRLAPAEKAGVMDAFSRNEVQLLVATTVIEVGVDVPNASLMVIEHAERFGLAQLHQLRGRVGRGSAASVCVLMYANPLSQTARARLQTMRETTDGFEIARRDLEIRGPGEFLGARQSGEAMLRFASLENDGWLIEPAREAADQMLKGFPEAVTRHLARWLGAREHYLKA; encoded by the coding sequence ATGCCCTTGTCCGACCGCCGCCCGGCTTCCCCGACCGATGCACTCCCGACCGCGGACGAAGCCGACGCCCCTGTCGCGCGCAAGCGGGCGAAGCCGGCCGAGAGCGCGGAGAAGAAAGTCAAACCGGTCGTGAAGACGGCCGACAAGCTCGCGAAGCTCGGCCTGAAGTCCGACATCGATCTCGTCCTGCACCTGCCGATGCGCTACGAGGACGAAACCTCGCTCACGCCCATCGGCGAGCTGATTCCGGGCGATATCGCGCAGACCGAAGGCGTCGTGTTCGACAACGAGATCGCCTATCGGCCGCGCCGCCAGTTGCTCGTGAAAATCCACGACGACGCCGGCGACGAACTCACGCTGCGCTTTCTCAACTTCTACGGCTCGCAGGTCAAGCAGATGGCCATCGGCGTGCGCCTGCGCGTGCGCGGCGACGTGCGCGGCGGCTTCTTCGGCCTGGAGATGGTGCATCCGGCGGTGCGTCCCGTCGATGACGGCGCGCCGCTGCCGCAGGCGCTCACGCCGGTTTACCCGTCGACGGCGGGCATTTCGCAGGCGTACTTGCGCAAGGCGATCGATTCGGCCATTTCGCGCGTGTCGCTGCCGGAACTGCTGCCTGAGCCGATCGCGCGCGCGCATCTCGCGCCACTGAACGTGCCCGGACTGCTCGACGCCGTGAAGACGCTGCATCATCCGCACGCGGATTCGGATGAAACCGCGCTCATCGACGGCACGCATCCGGCGTGGACGCGCATCAAGTTCGAGGAATTGCTCGCGCAGCAACTGTCGCTCAAGCGCGCGCACGAGGAACGGCGCACGCGCGCCGCGCCCGCGATGCCGCGCCGTTCGCCCGACGACGAAACATCGCTCGTCGGGCGGCTGTTGCGCGCGCTGCCGTTCGCGCTGACCGGCGCGCAGCAACGCGTGGTCGCGGAGATCGCGGGCGAACTCACGCTCGCGCATCCGATGCAGCGTCTTTTGCAAGGCGATGTCGGCAGCGGCAAGACGATCGTCGCGGCGTTGGCGGCGGCGCAGGCCATCGACGCGGGCTATCAGGCCGCGCTCATGGCGCCGACCGAAATCCTCGCGGAGCAGCACGCGCGCAAGCTGCGCGGCTGGCTGGAGCCGCTGGGCGTCACCGTCGCGTGGCTCGCGGGCAGCCTGAAAGCGAAGGAAAAGCGCGCCGCGACCGAGGCGGCGGCGCTCGGCACGGCGAAGCTCGTCATCGGCACGCACGCGATCATTCAGGATGCGGTCGAGTTCGCGCGCCTGGGGCTGGTGATCGTCGATGAACAACATCGCTTCGGCGTCGCGCAGCGGCTCGCGTTGCGCGCAAAGGCGCTGAACGCGGCGGACGGCGCGCGGGACTTCCAGCCGCATCAACTGATGATGTCCGCGACGCCGATCCCGCGCACGCTCGCGATGACCTACTACGCCGATCTCGATGTCTCGACCATCGACGAATTGCCGCCCGGCCGCACGCCGATTCTCACCAAAGTGGTGTCGGACGGGCGCCGCGACGAGATCATCGGCCGCGTGCGCGAGGCGGCGCTGACCGGACGGCAGGTGTACTGGGTCTGTCCGCTGATCGAGGAAAGCGAGACGCTGCAGCTTCAGACCGCCGTCGAGACGTATGAAACGCTCGTCGCCGCGTTGCCGGAGTTGCGCGTCGGACTGGTTCACGGACGGCTTGCGCCCGCCGAGAAGGCCGGCGTGATGGATGCGTTCTCGCGCAACGAAGTGCAACTGCTCGTCGCGACGACGGTGATCGAAGTCGGCGTGGACGTGCCGAACGCGTCGCTGATGGTGATCGAGCACGCGGAGCGTTTCGGGCTCGCGCAGTTGCATCAGTTGCGCGGGCGCGTGGGGCGGGGCAGCGCGGCGTCCGTGTGCGTGCTGATGTATGCGAACCCGCTGTCGCAGACGGCGCGCGCGCGTCTGCAGACGATGCGCGAAACCACCGATGGCTTCGAGATCGCGCGTCGCGACCTGGAGATTCGCGGTCCCGGCGAGTTTCTCGGCGCGCGTCAATCGGGCGAAGCGATGCTGCGTTTTGCGAGCCTCGAAAACGACGGCTGGCTGATCGAACCCGCACGCGAAGCCGCCGATCAGATGCTCAAGGGCTTCCCCGAAGCGGTTACGCGTCATCTCGCGCGCTGGCTCGGCGCGCGGGAGCACTATTTGAAGGCCTGA
- the ubiA gene encoding 4-hydroxybenzoate octaprenyltransferase — translation MLARLPLYMRLVRLDKPIGSLLLLWPTLNALWIASEGRPSPMLLVIFTIGTILMRSAGCAINDYADRDFDRHVKRTAERPITSGKIKAWEAVALAAALALVAFLLILPLNTLTKELSVFALFVAGTYPFTKRFFAIPQAYLGIAFGFGIPMAFAAVQNHVPMIAWIMLAANVFWSVAYDTEYAMVDRDDDIKIGIRTSALTFGRFDVLAVMLCYAVTLAIYVGIGIALGYGWLYWLGWLAAAGCAVYHYGLIRNRERMACFAAFKHNNWLGGMLFAGIALHYALAS, via the coding sequence ATGCTCGCCCGTCTTCCGCTCTACATGCGCCTCGTGCGCCTCGACAAGCCCATCGGCAGCCTGCTGCTGCTGTGGCCGACGCTCAACGCGCTGTGGATCGCGTCCGAAGGCCGTCCGTCGCCGATGCTGCTCGTCATCTTCACCATCGGCACGATCCTGATGCGCTCGGCGGGCTGCGCGATCAACGACTACGCCGACCGCGATTTCGACCGCCACGTGAAGCGCACCGCCGAGCGGCCGATCACGTCGGGCAAGATCAAGGCTTGGGAAGCGGTGGCGCTCGCGGCAGCGCTCGCGCTCGTCGCGTTTCTGCTGATCCTGCCGCTCAACACGCTCACGAAGGAGCTGTCGGTGTTCGCGCTGTTCGTCGCGGGCACATATCCGTTCACGAAGCGTTTCTTTGCGATTCCGCAGGCGTACCTCGGCATCGCGTTCGGCTTCGGCATTCCGATGGCCTTCGCCGCCGTGCAGAACCACGTGCCGATGATCGCGTGGATCATGCTCGCGGCGAACGTGTTCTGGTCGGTCGCATACGACACCGAATACGCGATGGTCGACCGCGACGACGACATCAAGATCGGCATTCGCACGTCCGCGCTCACGTTCGGCCGGTTCGACGTGCTCGCCGTCATGCTGTGCTATGCGGTGACGCTTGCGATTTACGTGGGCATCGGCATCGCGCTGGGTTATGGCTGGCTCTACTGGCTGGGCTGGCTCGCGGCGGCGGGCTGCGCGGTGTATCACTACGGATTGATCCGCAACCGCGAGCGGATGGCGTGCTTTGCCGCGTTCAAGCACAACAACTGGCTCGGAGGGATGCTGTTCGCGGGAATCGCGCTGCATTACGCGCTGGCGAGCTAA
- a CDS encoding hydrogen peroxide-inducible genes activator, whose protein sequence is MTLTELKYIVAVARERHFGRAAEACFVSQPTLSVAIKKLEDELNVQIFERGTSEVSVTPIGEQIVTQAQRVLEQTLAIKEIAKQGKDPLVGPLRLGVIYTIGPYLLPTLVKQMIKAVPQMPLMLQENYTLKLIELLKQGEIDVAIMALPFPETGLMVRALYDEPFVVAMPSGHAWENRAKIDPDDLKQETMLLLGSGHCFRDHVLGVCPELMRFSQNADGIQKTFEGSSLETIRHMVASGVGITVLPRMSVSEVRPHAGGIDSGLLSYVPFDEPVPDRRVVLAWRKSFTRMPAIDAICEAIANCDLPGVRKLDMPVAVN, encoded by the coding sequence ATGACCCTTACTGAACTGAAGTACATCGTCGCGGTTGCGCGCGAGCGGCATTTCGGCCGCGCGGCCGAGGCGTGCTTCGTCAGCCAGCCGACGCTGTCGGTGGCGATCAAGAAGCTCGAAGACGAACTCAACGTGCAGATCTTCGAGCGCGGCACGAGCGAAGTCAGCGTGACGCCGATCGGTGAGCAGATCGTGACGCAGGCGCAGCGCGTGCTCGAACAGACGCTCGCCATCAAGGAGATTGCCAAGCAGGGCAAGGATCCGCTGGTCGGTCCGCTGCGTCTCGGCGTGATCTACACGATCGGGCCGTATCTGCTGCCGACTCTGGTCAAGCAGATGATCAAGGCGGTCCCGCAGATGCCGCTGATGCTCCAGGAGAACTACACGCTCAAGCTGATCGAGCTTCTGAAGCAGGGCGAAATCGATGTCGCCATCATGGCGCTGCCGTTCCCAGAAACCGGGCTGATGGTGCGCGCGCTCTATGACGAGCCGTTCGTCGTCGCGATGCCTTCGGGCCATGCGTGGGAAAACCGCGCGAAGATCGATCCCGACGATCTCAAGCAGGAAACCATGCTGTTGCTCGGCAGCGGCCATTGCTTCCGCGATCACGTGCTCGGCGTGTGCCCCGAACTCATGCGTTTCTCGCAGAACGCGGACGGCATCCAGAAGACCTTCGAAGGATCTTCGCTGGAGACGATCCGGCATATGGTCGCGAGCGGCGTCGGCATCACGGTGCTGCCGCGCATGTCGGTGAGCGAGGTGAGGCCGCATGCGGGCGGCATCGATTCCGGTCTGCTCAGCTACGTGCCGTTCGACGAGCCGGTGCCGGATCGGCGCGTCGTGCTGGCGTGGCGCAAGAGCTTCACGCGCATGCCGGCCATCGACGCCATCTGCGAAGCGATCGCCAATTGCGATCTGCCGGGCGTGAGAAAGCTGGACATGCCCGTCGCAGTGAACTGA